The sequence below is a genomic window from Opitutia bacterium.
AGCAGCTCATGCCGGTCTACGACAAGCCGATGATCTACTACCCGATCTCGGTGCTCATGCTCGCCGGCATCCGCGAGATCCTCGTCATCTCCACGCCCACCGATCTGCCGCTCTTCAAGAAACTCCTCGGCGACGGCGCGAACCTCGGCCTCAAATTTTCCTACGCCGAGCAACCCAGCCCCGACGGCCTCGCCCAAGCGTTCACCATCGCCGCCGACGTCGGCTTCCTCAACGGCACCGAGCCATCCGCCCTCGTTCTCGGCGACAATCTTTTCTACGGCGCAGAATTCGTCGGCTCGCTGGAACAAGCCACCCGTCGCACCGCCGGCTCCACCATTTTCGGCTACCACGTTGCCAACCCCACCGCCTACGGCGTGGTCGAATTCGCCCCGGATGGCCGCGTCGTCTCACTCGAGGAAAAGCCCAAGCAGCCCAAGTCCAACTACGCCGTCCCCGGCCTCTATTTCTACGACGAACAAGTCGTCGCCCTCGCCCGCAGCCTCAAGCCCTCCGCGCGCGGCGAACTCGAAATCACCGACCTCAACCGCCTCTACCTCGAACGCGGCGCGCTCCACGTCGAACTCTTCGGCCGCGGCACCGCGTGGCTCGACACCGGCACGCACGACTCGCTCGTCGAAGCCGCCACCTTCGTCCACGTCCTCGAAAACCGCACCGGCCTGAAAATCGCCTGCCTCGAGGAAATCGCCTTCAAGAAAGACTGGATCGACCGCGCCGGCCTCGAAGCCAACATCAAGA
It includes:
- the rfbA gene encoding glucose-1-phosphate thymidylyltransferase RfbA, with amino-acid sequence MNRKGIVLAGGSGTRLYPLTIAISKQLMPVYDKPMIYYPISVLMLAGIREILVISTPTDLPLFKKLLGDGANLGLKFSYAEQPSPDGLAQAFTIAADVGFLNGTEPSALVLGDNLFYGAEFVGSLEQATRRTAGSTIFGYHVANPTAYGVVEFAPDGRVVSLEEKPKQPKSNYAVPGLYFYDEQVVALARSLKPSARGELEITDLNRLYLERGALHVELFGRGTAWLDTGTHDSLVEAATFVHVLENRTGLKIACLEEIAFKKDWIDRAGLEANIKKLGKSSYGDYLRRLLA